A stretch of Suncus etruscus isolate mSunEtr1 chromosome 9, mSunEtr1.pri.cur, whole genome shotgun sequence DNA encodes these proteins:
- the SNAP25 gene encoding synaptosomal-associated protein 25 isoform X1, which yields MAEDADMRNELEEMQRRADQLADESLESTRRMLQLVEESKDAGIRTLVMLDEQGEQLERIEEGMDQINKDMKEAEKNLTDLGKFCGLCVCPCNKLKSSDAYKKAWGNNQDGVVASQPARVVDEREQMAISGGFIRRVTNDARENEMDENLEQVSGIIGNLRHMALDMGNEIDTQNRQIDRIMEKADSNKTRIDEANQRATKMLGSG from the exons ATGGCTGAAGATGCAGATATGCGAAATGAGTTGGAGGAGATGCAGCGAAGGGCTGACCAGTTGGCTGATGAG tcactgGAAAGCACCCGTCGTATGCTGCAACTGGTGGAAGAG AGTAAAGATGCTGGTATCAGGACTTTGGTTATGTTGGATGAACAAGGAG AACAACTGGAACGCATTGAGGAAGGGATGGACCAAATCAATAAGGACATGAAAGAAGCAGAAAAGAATTTGACGGACCTAGGAAAATTCTGCGGGCTTTGTGTGTGTCCCTGTAACAA GCTTAAATCAAGTGATGCTTATAAAAAAGCCTGGGGCAATAATCAGGATGGAGTAGTGGCCAGCCAGCCTGCCCGCGTGGTGGACGAACGGGAGCAGATGGCCATCAGTGGAGGCTTCATCCGCAG GGTAACAAATGATGCCCGAGAAAATGAAATGGATGAAAACCTGGAACAGGTGAGCGGCATCATTGGAAACCTTCGTCACATGGCCCTGGATATGGGCAACGAGATCGATACACAGAATCGCCAGATTGACAGGATCATGGAGAAG GCTGATTCCAACAAAACCAGAATTGATGAAGCCAACCAACGTGCAACAAAAATGCTGGGGAGTGGTTAA
- the SNAP25 gene encoding synaptosomal-associated protein 25 isoform X2 has product MAEDADMRNELEEMQRRADQLADESLESTRRMLQLVEESKDAGIRTLVMLDEQGEQLDRVEEGMNHINQDMKEAEKNLKDLGKCCGLFICPCNKLKSSDAYKKAWGNNQDGVVASQPARVVDEREQMAISGGFIRRVTNDARENEMDENLEQVSGIIGNLRHMALDMGNEIDTQNRQIDRIMEKADSNKTRIDEANQRATKMLGSG; this is encoded by the exons ATGGCTGAAGATGCAGATATGCGAAATGAGTTGGAGGAGATGCAGCGAAGGGCTGACCAGTTGGCTGATGAG tcactgGAAAGCACCCGTCGTATGCTGCAACTGGTGGAAGAG AGTAAAGATGCTGGTATCAGGACTTTGGTTATGTTGGATGAACAAGGAG AACAACTCGATCGTGTCGAAGAAGGCATGAACCATATCAACCAAGACATGAAGGAGGccgagaaaaatttaaaagatttagGGAAATGCTGTGGCCTTTTCATATGTCCTTGTAACAA GCTTAAATCAAGTGATGCTTATAAAAAAGCCTGGGGCAATAATCAGGATGGAGTAGTGGCCAGCCAGCCTGCCCGCGTGGTGGACGAACGGGAGCAGATGGCCATCAGTGGAGGCTTCATCCGCAG GGTAACAAATGATGCCCGAGAAAATGAAATGGATGAAAACCTGGAACAGGTGAGCGGCATCATTGGAAACCTTCGTCACATGGCCCTGGATATGGGCAACGAGATCGATACACAGAATCGCCAGATTGACAGGATCATGGAGAAG GCTGATTCCAACAAAACCAGAATTGATGAAGCCAACCAACGTGCAACAAAAATGCTGGGGAGTGGTTAA